A region of the bacterium genome:
CAGGGTTGGATTCATAAACCCCAGCGGATTTGAATACGGAGCATCAGGGCCCGGGCGAACTGACAAACACGAGATTGAGAGGCTGCTCCGCATGTTTAAACAGCAGGGCATACGTCATCTTGAATACGGAATATTCCCTTCGGAGCTGAGACCTAATACAATAGAACCTGATCTTCTTGACCTTATTGTTAAATACTGCTCTAATAAGAAGATCGTCATAGGCGGTCAGTCAGGATCAGACCGTATTTTAAAAAAAATGCGCAGTGGCCACACAAAAGAAGATGTTACAATATCCTGTGCTTTAAGCAGAGAAGCAGGCCTTGTTCCGTACGTTGATTTTATTATCGGCTATCCTGATGAAACAGAGCAGGACACTCTTGAAACCATTGAATTTGCAAGGGAGCTTAATCTTAAATTTAATGCAAGGACACAAATGCACTTTTTCCTCCCTCTTGCAGGTACTCCTCTTTACAGCAGTGAACCCGCTTTTTTAAGTAAGAAGGTTATACAAATACTTGAAAAATATGTAAAGGACGGTGTGTGTACAGACTGGTGGAAACAGGGAATATTAATATCAAAAAAAATAGTGGAAATGAAAAAAATCAGGAAAGCTGATCCCGGCTGAAATCATCCTCTTTGTAATTTTTGCGATCAGGTTTTTCCATATTAAGCTCAGGGAATCTTTTATACATGGAACGGGCAAACCAGAAATCCAGTTCTTCATCAGAGGCAGGATGTTTCCCCATTACAGAATCCCACACCCAGGGGGGCTCCATACAGAAATAGACAAACAGATCCTTTGAAAACTTTCTAATCTCATTGAACACATGGCGGAAAAGCTCAACACGCAGAGGCAGAATATACCGCATTTTATTATCAATACCTCTGATCATTTCCTCGTAAATTATTTTTGTACCGGGAAAACGATCTTTAATAATATTTTTTAAAGGAGGGGGAAAACGCAGAGCACCAAGACTTATCCATGCTATTCTGTCTTCTTTGACACTTGAAAAAATCTGCCTCACAACATCTGAATAGCCATGCTTCCACCCCGGATACAGAATCAGCGGATCAAAATGAAACGCGAGCATGCACCCGTGATCCTGACATTTCTTTGCAGAACCAAGCCGCTCTTTTAAAGATGCTGACCGGAGTTCCTCTTTTCTGACAATTTCATCAGGATTAACAGACCAGGCAGCAACTACATTATCAGGCGGAGATGACAATAAATTATCAACAAACGATGCCTTGGTCTTAAGTTCAATTACAGCATTTTTCTTTTTTTCAAAAAAACGGGCAATATCTGATGAAAAGCCTGTTAAATCATCAAGAGCAAGACTGTCTGCAAATTCACCTGTGCCTATGCGGAAAAATCTGTGCGGTTCCGATTTAAGGACCCTGTCTATGTCAGCAAAAATATCGTGTCTGTTTGTAAATACAGTAAGACAGGGACGTTCAAGATAACCCTGAAGCACACAATAGGTACAGTCCATTGGGCAGTGGTTGGCGCTGTTAATCACTGTGTATTTGCAGCAGATATACGGATCTGCAGTACCGGGGCAGGGCTTTACACTGCCTCCATTCTGCACTGTAAGCAGAAGAATCCTCTTTCCTTTGGACAGAGGCAGATCTTTGACAATTTGTCCCGATTCATCCGGTTCTGCAATCTGAACAGGAACGTTCTTTGCTGTTGAACGCACTCTGTCTGCTATCTCATGGCTGAGAGATCTTTTATCTATTATGATTTTATCTAATTTATACTTCACGGCACAATAATTTCCAGCATCCGGTTCAACACTTTTCTATTACTCTCATCAGAGATCACAGATAAGATTCTGTCTGTATCTTTGCTTGATTTTATTTTTGCGGATATAAGTATCCCGGGATTCTCAAGAGTTCTGTCCCATTCAAATTTTATTCCGCCTGCTCCTTTTATCATCTTTCTTCTTTTTGTCAGATCATTATTAATCTGAATCATTTTCGGAAAACGCATACTTTGCAGCTCTTCTTTCAAATGAGCCAAAGCCTGATTCCTGTTTTCGTAAAATTCCGGTTTATTTTTCTCAGCGCGTTTGAGAATCCGCTCTGCCTGTTCTCCGGTTCTGCCCGATATATCCTGAACAAGTTCAATAATTTTGCCCAACTCAACTCCCCGTATGTGCAGCCTTTTTGCAAGATCCGTAAACAGAGTCTGTTCCAGTTCTGAAAGCCCTTTAAACATCGCAGTCTGGCGAAGGGAAAGATCGTACATTCCGATGTAATTTTGAACATCATCTGTAAAATTCAGGATTTCAACTGTTTTTTCTATAACTCCTCTCTCTTCAGGCAGATCAATCAATCTGCAAAAAGCCGCAATATCATGTTCCGTGACATCAAGCTCCGTCACAATCTTTAATATCCGTGCTTTTTCCGTGAGAGTGAATTTTCTGTTAACAGAGTGCACCTCAACCTCATTGTAAAATACCTGAGAGAGAGAAATATCCTCAGGTTTGATTCTGACTGGAATAGGATCAAGGCCTGCATTTTTTGAAGCTTCAAATCTGCTGAAACCGGAAATAAGTTGAAAGCCTTCCTTTTTGAGGGCAGCACAGGGAGGTGCAATAAGTCCGCTGTTTTTTATTGAAACATAAAGAGATGATATATCCCTTCTGTCTGAAAAACGCAAAGAGAAATCATCAAGGATTTCTCTTGTTTTAATTCTTTTTATGTCCATAATTCCGTGTCCTGCTTTTTTTCAACAGATTTCCATTAATCTTTTTGGCTCTTCTCATAGAGACTCTCAAAAAATTTCATATCAACTGACCTTAAATCATCAACAACAACATCTGCATCCGAATAATTCTGATTTTTACTGTTCGGACTTCTGAACCCTATACAAGTCATGCCTGCTGCTTTTGCAGCACGTATTCCGGAAGTGGAGTCTTCTATTACAACACACTCTTTTGGAGGGATATTCAGTCTTTCCGAAGTTTTGAGGAAAATATCCGGAAAGGGTTTTACCCTGTCTAACTCCTGCCCGCTTGTAACTGCTTTGAATGTATCTGTAAGTCCGAATTTTTCCAAAACAACATTGATAAGGTCAAAATCCGAACTTGATGCAAGAGCAAGGGAAATCCTGTTTTCTTTTAATTGAGAAACAAGCTCAAGAGCACCCGGGATAGGCTCCACCTCATCTCTGTACAGGGAGAGAAGGTTTTGAATGTGTACTGCATACAAATCATCAATTGCTGTATCAAGATTGTATTTCTGGATCATGCCTTTAAGTAGAATCCTCGGAGTCTGTCCCATGTATGCGTGGAATTCCTCGTCTGAGATATCCAGTCCGAAGGGTCCAAGAGTTTTTCTTTCAGCTTTTATATGCAGAGGCTCACTGTCAACTATAACGCCGTCCATATCAAAAATTACTGCTCCAAACATATTGACAATCCTATTCTCATGTTATAAAAAACCCACCGCAAGGGTGGGCTTTCCAAAATCTTAAATTTATCAGAGTAGTACCGGGAGCCGGAATCGAACCGGCACGTCCTTAAGGGACGAGGGATTTTAAGTCCCTTGCGTCTACCAATTCCGCCACCCCGGCGTTTTGGCGAGGCGGCGAGCGGATTCGAACCGCTGAATAAAGGTTTTGCAGACCTCTGCCTTAGCCACTTGGCTACGCCGCCTAAAAAAAGAGCGGGAAACGGGACTCGGACCCGCGACATTCACGTTGGCAACGTGACGCTCTACCAACTGAGCTATTCCCGCATCAATCTGATTCATCGTCTTTTCTCTGCAGCCGCCTGAGGATTTTCAGCCTCTTTTCCAGAACTCTGTTTCTGCTCTGTTTTGCAGACCTGGAAAGTACGAAAAGCAGGAAAAGTAAAAAAAGAACTATAAATAACTTCAATGGTCTTCTAATATAATAATTTTACCTTTTTTGTCAACAGGAAAAATAAAAAAATTAATTTATTTCCTGCAATTTACCGATTGCTATAAAACTGTATAGATTTCTCGCACACCCGTTCGGGCATTGATACTCTCTGAAGATATCCATGCACTCTTCATATGTCTCAGCTTTAAACTTCTTCACTGTATGACAGGCCTCACATGTAATTATCAATTCAGTATAAACAACATCAACCATTTTCTCCTGCCTCTTGCTTAAGGGATAAACCAATCTCCGGGCATCCGGCAGCATCAAATCCGCAGGAAATAATTTAACCCGAAAAATTTCTTCAGTTTATCAATTAAATTATCAGAATATATTAATTTTATCAAAAATAATCAAGTTCTTTCTTAACAGCCCTTAATTAATACAAAAGGGAATTCTTGTAAAATGCAAACCATGCAAAGGAAAAATCTACCGAATATGGAATCGGCCTTAAATTTTTGTTTTTCAATTTTCCCGACACACATCTGCCTGTTATATCCCATTTTGACTCTGTTTTC
Encoded here:
- a CDS encoding radical SAM protein, which codes for MMSPLEITRGCFYRCTYCQTGGAKPIHRSISSARKYLEELVKRDYLFRVGFINPSGFEYGASGPGRTDKHEIERLLRMFKQQGIRHLEYGIFPSELRPNTIEPDLLDLIVKYCSNKKIVIGGQSGSDRILKKMRSGHTKEDVTISCALSREAGLVPYVDFIIGYPDETEQDTLETIEFARELNLKFNARTQMHFFLPLAGTPLYSSEPAFLSKKVIQILEKYVKDGVCTDWWKQGILISKKIVEMKKIRKADPG
- a CDS encoding DNA photolyase produces the protein MKYKLDKIIIDKRSLSHEIADRVRSTAKNVPVQIAEPDESGQIVKDLPLSKGKRILLLTVQNGGSVKPCPGTADPYICCKYTVINSANHCPMDCTYCVLQGYLERPCLTVFTNRHDIFADIDRVLKSEPHRFFRIGTGEFADSLALDDLTGFSSDIARFFEKKKNAVIELKTKASFVDNLLSSPPDNVVAAWSVNPDEIVRKEELRSASLKERLGSAKKCQDHGCMLAFHFDPLILYPGWKHGYSDVVRQIFSSVKEDRIAWISLGALRFPPPLKNIIKDRFPGTKIIYEEMIRGIDNKMRYILPLRVELFRHVFNEIRKFSKDLFVYFCMEPPWVWDSVMGKHPASDEELDFWFARSMYKRFPELNMEKPDRKNYKEDDFSRDQLS
- a CDS encoding ParB-like nuclease domain-containing protein, with product MDIKRIKTREILDDFSLRFSDRRDISSLYVSIKNSGLIAPPCAALKKEGFQLISGFSRFEASKNAGLDPIPVRIKPEDISLSQVFYNEVEVHSVNRKFTLTEKARILKIVTELDVTEHDIAAFCRLIDLPEERGVIEKTVEILNFTDDVQNYIGMYDLSLRQTAMFKGLSELEQTLFTDLAKRLHIRGVELGKIIELVQDISGRTGEQAERILKRAEKNKPEFYENRNQALAHLKEELQSMRFPKMIQINNDLTKRRKMIKGAGGIKFEWDRTLENPGILISAKIKSSKDTDRILSVISDESNRKVLNRMLEIIVP
- a CDS encoding HAD family phosphatase, whose amino-acid sequence is MFGAVIFDMDGVIVDSEPLHIKAERKTLGPFGLDISDEEFHAYMGQTPRILLKGMIQKYNLDTAIDDLYAVHIQNLLSLYRDEVEPIPGALELVSQLKENRISLALASSSDFDLINVVLEKFGLTDTFKAVTSGQELDRVKPFPDIFLKTSERLNIPPKECVVIEDSTSGIRAAKAAGMTCIGFRSPNSKNQNYSDADVVVDDLRSVDMKFFESLYEKSQKD
- a CDS encoding DUF3179 domain-containing protein codes for the protein MKGGDYFIDKKTESKWDITGRCVSGKLKNKNLRPIPYSVDFSFAWFAFYKNSLLY